A region of Pontiella agarivorans DNA encodes the following proteins:
- the leuB gene encoding 3-isopropylmalate dehydrogenase: protein MSRSYNITLLPGDGIGPEVIAESVKVLDAVSEKAGFSLNYTEQNAGGAAIDAHSDPMPDSVVETCKKSDAVLLGAVGGPKWDELTGAMRPESGLLKIRKELGAFANLRPVTVPESLAENSPLRPETVAGLDLFTVRELTGGIYFGEPRGTEGEGDEKKSWNTMVYSVAEIKRVARVAFEWARKRRNKVTSVDKANVLDVSRLWRDTVIELHAAEYSDVELDHLYIDNAAMQMVVNPRQFDVILTGNIFGDILSDASATLGGSLGLLPSASVGGPVGIFEPVHGSAPDIAGQGKANPFAMILSAAMMLDTLNESDAANAIRAGVDKVLADGYRSGDLWKEGNTLASTTELGDLVKDAALAAL, encoded by the coding sequence ATGTCCAGATCATACAATATTACCCTGCTTCCGGGCGACGGCATCGGCCCTGAAGTGATCGCGGAATCCGTCAAAGTACTCGACGCCGTATCGGAAAAAGCCGGTTTCAGCCTGAATTACACCGAACAGAATGCCGGCGGGGCAGCCATCGATGCGCACAGCGACCCGATGCCTGATTCCGTAGTCGAAACCTGTAAAAAATCCGACGCCGTCCTGCTCGGTGCGGTAGGCGGCCCGAAATGGGACGAACTCACCGGGGCCATGCGTCCGGAAAGCGGTCTGCTCAAAATCCGCAAAGAACTCGGTGCATTCGCCAACCTGCGCCCGGTCACGGTTCCCGAATCACTGGCGGAAAATTCCCCGCTGCGTCCGGAAACCGTAGCCGGTCTGGATCTCTTCACCGTTCGTGAACTGACCGGCGGCATCTACTTCGGCGAGCCTCGCGGTACCGAAGGAGAAGGCGATGAAAAAAAATCATGGAACACCATGGTCTACTCCGTTGCCGAAATTAAACGGGTTGCCCGCGTGGCATTTGAATGGGCCCGAAAACGCCGCAACAAAGTGACCAGCGTCGATAAAGCCAACGTACTCGACGTTTCCCGTCTCTGGCGCGACACCGTGATTGAACTCCATGCCGCGGAATATTCCGACGTGGAGCTGGATCATCTTTACATCGATAATGCCGCAATGCAGATGGTTGTGAATCCCCGTCAATTTGACGTGATCCTGACCGGAAATATTTTCGGTGATATTCTTTCCGACGCTTCGGCCACACTCGGCGGTTCACTCGGACTGCTGCCATCCGCCTCCGTCGGTGGTCCGGTCGGCATCTTCGAACCGGTACACGGCTCAGCGCCGGACATTGCCGGACAGGGCAAAGCCAATCCGTTTGCCATGATTTTATCGGCCGCAATGATGCTCGACACTCTGAACGAAAGCGACGCAGCCAACGCGATCCGCGCCGGTGTTGATAAAGTTCTGGCCGACGGCTACCGCTCCGGCGACCTGTGGAAAGAGGGCAACACCCTGGCCTCCACCACTGAACTGGGTGATCTGGTGAAAGATGCCGCTCTGGCAGCGCTCTGA
- a CDS encoding ABC transporter permease, with protein MIVEMDILSTLSMFALLLIPIGIFIWLHLGLVRETVISAIRMAVQLLLVGIYLKYIFQLNNGIMNLIWVLIMMVAANLSVLGKSGLKRKIFFWRTLTGIAVSTFIVSAWFILVAIRPEPFYDARYMVPIIGMILGNCQRSNVMSLERFFSGIRANEQEFMTYLMLGASLHEAIRPYLRTSLKATVNPSISTMATMGIVSLPGMMTGQILGGALPMPAIKYQIGIMLCIFTAMVIAALINILLSLPAAFDDHQRLKPDIFQ; from the coding sequence ATGATCGTCGAAATGGATATACTTTCCACACTTTCGATGTTTGCGCTGCTGCTCATCCCGATCGGCATCTTCATCTGGCTGCATCTCGGCCTGGTCCGTGAAACCGTCATTTCCGCCATTCGAATGGCGGTTCAGCTTCTGCTCGTCGGCATCTATCTCAAATATATTTTCCAGCTGAACAACGGGATTATGAATCTCATCTGGGTACTGATCATGATGGTTGCCGCAAACCTAAGCGTACTCGGAAAATCAGGGCTTAAACGAAAGATTTTTTTCTGGCGCACCTTGACCGGGATTGCAGTCAGCACCTTCATCGTCAGTGCATGGTTCATTCTGGTCGCCATTCGCCCGGAACCCTTCTACGACGCACGCTATATGGTTCCAATCATTGGAATGATTCTGGGCAACTGCCAGCGCAGCAATGTCATGAGTCTCGAACGCTTCTTCAGCGGCATCCGAGCAAATGAACAGGAATTCATGACCTACCTCATGCTCGGTGCCTCCCTTCACGAAGCCATCCGCCCCTACCTGCGCACATCACTGAAAGCCACCGTCAACCCATCAATTTCCACCATGGCCACCATGGGCATCGTCTCCCTGCCCGGCATGATGACCGGCCAGATCCTCGGCGGCGCACTGCCGATGCCCGCCATAAAATACCAGATCGGCATCATGCTCTGCATCTTCACCGCCATGGTCATCGCCGCCCTCATCAACATCCTGCTCAGCCTGCCCGCGGCATTCGACGATCACCAACGCCTGAAACCTGATATTTTTCAATAA
- a CDS encoding ABC transporter ATP-binding protein: MIHFENITLNVPGQTLLKETGLRIAPGDKVVIRGPSGSGKSSLLKAVAGARPILGKISVGGIALTAESIAEIRRRIAFIGQEPILGAETVREALLLPFTYKAHRGKQPDDQTIFQTLEKLHLKPGILQNEAKRISGGEKQRIVIARALLLNKTLFIADEITSALDPESKQAVITQLLHSEFTVLSVSHDPDWIKASTRIIDIINSKLQEAEV, encoded by the coding sequence ATGATTCATTTTGAAAATATAACCCTGAATGTTCCCGGACAGACCCTGCTGAAAGAAACCGGGCTGCGGATCGCACCCGGCGATAAGGTTGTCATACGGGGACCATCCGGAAGCGGCAAAAGTTCACTGCTGAAAGCCGTAGCGGGCGCACGTCCAATCCTTGGAAAAATTTCAGTCGGCGGCATCGCACTGACCGCAGAAAGCATCGCGGAAATTCGCCGCCGCATTGCATTCATCGGCCAGGAACCGATCCTCGGTGCAGAAACCGTCCGCGAGGCACTGCTCCTGCCGTTCACCTACAAAGCCCACCGCGGAAAACAACCGGACGATCAAACAATTTTCCAAACCCTGGAAAAACTGCATCTCAAACCCGGGATTCTGCAGAACGAAGCCAAGCGTATATCCGGTGGTGAAAAACAGCGCATCGTCATTGCTCGCGCCCTGCTGCTGAATAAAACCCTTTTCATTGCCGATGAAATCACCTCCGCCCTTGATCCTGAGAGTAAACAAGCCGTGATAACGCAGCTTCTCCACAGCGAATTCACCGTCCTGTCCGTTTCCCACGATCCCGACTGGATCAAGGCCAGCACCCGCATCATCGACATCATCAACAGCAAACTGCAGGAGGCCGAAGTATGA
- a CDS encoding AEC family transporter, whose product MCKKSTAPESSLVTHIGNLYLWRMFILNSIAPIFLLILLGKTLQKTGFMPEVFFKSLSRFVFWFALPSLLISSISRADLNFPTISRILGIFSLGTVLSLAFAWGVAKVLKLPAPKTGAFIQGSFRGNGAFVGLPVIVYSLGSIDASAEQLATVVLAPVVVIFNILAVTVLLHYGKDKHSTGDSISTFFLQMVKNPLIMSCVTGIALNLLKLELPLFLNRSLEALGRAALPMILMSIGASLAVEKLKGAASPSLIASLIKVAVTPAIGFLLAGFFDLSVTEKMIAIFFLGCPTAGMSYVMADVMGSDSTLAARIIALSTLLSAITLPVIIAVGL is encoded by the coding sequence TTGTGCAAAAAAAGCACCGCACCTGAATCGTCACTTGTCACACACATCGGCAATCTCTACCTTTGGCGCATGTTTATTCTCAACAGCATCGCCCCGATTTTTCTGCTGATCCTGCTCGGCAAAACACTTCAGAAAACCGGTTTTATGCCTGAGGTGTTTTTCAAGAGCCTCAGCCGTTTTGTCTTCTGGTTTGCCCTGCCGTCACTGCTGATCAGCAGTATCAGCCGGGCAGATCTTAACTTCCCGACCATTTCACGGATTCTGGGAATCTTTTCCCTCGGAACCGTGCTCAGTCTGGCCTTTGCGTGGGGCGTCGCCAAAGTCTTAAAACTTCCTGCACCGAAAACCGGAGCCTTTATTCAGGGATCGTTTCGCGGCAACGGAGCATTTGTCGGCCTGCCCGTCATTGTCTATTCCCTGGGCAGCATCGATGCCTCCGCGGAACAGCTCGCCACCGTTGTACTGGCCCCCGTCGTTGTCATATTCAACATTCTTGCCGTAACCGTTCTGCTGCACTATGGAAAAGACAAACACAGCACTGGAGATTCCATTTCCACCTTCTTTCTGCAGATGGTAAAAAATCCGCTGATTATGTCCTGCGTCACCGGCATTGCGCTCAACCTGCTGAAACTGGAACTCCCCCTTTTTCTAAACCGTTCCCTCGAAGCCCTGGGGCGCGCTGCACTGCCCATGATTCTGATGAGCATTGGCGCAAGCCTGGCCGTCGAAAAACTTAAAGGAGCCGCCTCGCCCTCCCTGATCGCCTCGCTCATCAAAGTGGCCGTCACCCCCGCCATCGGATTCCTGCTGGCTGGATTTTTTGATTTATCGGTCACTGAAAAAATGATCGCCATTTTCTTTCTCGGCTGCCCCACCGCCGGCATGTCCTATGTCATGGCTGATGTAATGGGATCCGACTCCACCCTCGCCGCCCGTATTATCGCGTTGAGCACGCTGCTCTCCGCCATCACCCTGCCTGTCATTATCGCGGTTGGACTATGA
- a CDS encoding 3-keto-disaccharide hydrolase has product MKKLLILPAVALAIGTCAKPAPVPSYSSVTEAEKAHPDFSMVGEYISNDGKIALQANKLPGGKFLVAQYAGGLPGMGWNQSAIVSALKTPDELKTAVQNFQKVERVSPTLGKPQPDHAILKFPEDFTNVKNGFLMAGGKTRKNIGSFSMHLEFMLPFKPDRNLSSQDRCNSGIYIFNNYELQVMDSFGLDFEHPENNANTINSKNYQWCGSLYKKKLPDVTMCYPPLRWQTYDIDFTAPVLKDGEKVENARITVRHNGVLIHDDVELETGTGLGAKRPQLAEGPIFFQSHGTPVIYRNVWATPLKN; this is encoded by the coding sequence ATGAAAAAACTGCTGATTCTTCCTGCCGTAGCCCTGGCCATCGGCACCTGCGCCAAACCCGCGCCGGTCCCCTCCTACTCCTCTGTGACCGAGGCCGAAAAGGCTCATCCCGATTTTTCAATGGTTGGAGAATATATTTCCAACGATGGGAAAATTGCACTTCAAGCCAACAAACTGCCCGGCGGCAAATTCCTCGTTGCACAATATGCCGGCGGACTCCCCGGCATGGGCTGGAATCAGTCCGCCATCGTCTCCGCCCTGAAAACCCCGGACGAACTGAAAACCGCCGTACAGAATTTCCAGAAGGTGGAACGCGTCTCTCCAACCCTTGGAAAACCCCAGCCCGACCATGCCATTCTGAAATTTCCCGAAGATTTCACCAATGTGAAAAACGGATTTCTGATGGCCGGCGGAAAAACCCGGAAAAACATCGGCTCGTTCTCGATGCATCTGGAATTCATGCTTCCGTTCAAACCGGACCGCAACCTCTCAAGCCAGGACCGCTGCAACAGCGGTATCTACATCTTCAACAACTACGAACTGCAGGTAATGGATTCATTCGGCCTCGACTTTGAGCATCCCGAAAACAATGCCAATACCATTAATTCCAAAAATTATCAGTGGTGCGGAAGTCTATATAAAAAGAAACTCCCCGATGTAACGATGTGCTACCCGCCGCTGCGCTGGCAGACCTACGACATCGACTTTACCGCACCGGTTCTGAAAGACGGCGAAAAGGTTGAAAACGCCCGCATCACAGTCCGGCACAACGGCGTACTGATTCACGATGACGTAGAGCTCGAAACCGGAACCGGCCTCGGCGCAAAACGGCCGCAGCTTGCCGAAGGCCCGATTTTTTTCCAGTCTCACGGCACCCCGGTCATATACCGAAACGTCTGGGCAACCCCGCTGAAAAATTAA
- a CDS encoding 3-keto-disaccharide hydrolase codes for MKKLLFFALCATVLVPAVQANTISESQRKYIKKYEKQKTIPTPEEMLINTDKEPDLCCGFTPLFNGKDLTGWTPRGGKSTFEVVDGAIKGSCVKGSPSTYLCTDKSDFKDFIFTCEMKWLVDGNSGVMLRAIAAPGGKQGFENIKGPQAEMEGFKPNTGSLRGWSGGIYGQGYGGWEYPLWLEAHSEVRKQLKKDDWNRLTVKAEGDTIKTWLNGVPAAHWKTTEYMQGFFGLQVHAGHQGTILWRNLKVKEL; via the coding sequence ATGAAAAAGCTGTTATTTTTCGCCTTGTGCGCAACGGTGCTGGTTCCTGCAGTACAGGCCAACACGATTTCTGAAAGTCAGCGGAAATACATTAAAAAATATGAAAAGCAGAAAACCATTCCGACCCCGGAGGAGATGCTGATCAATACGGACAAAGAGCCTGACCTCTGCTGCGGCTTCACTCCGCTTTTCAATGGGAAAGACCTCACCGGATGGACCCCCCGCGGTGGAAAATCAACTTTTGAAGTCGTCGACGGAGCCATCAAAGGATCCTGTGTCAAAGGTTCCCCCAGCACCTACCTCTGCACCGATAAATCGGATTTCAAAGATTTTATTTTCACCTGCGAAATGAAGTGGCTGGTCGACGGCAACTCCGGCGTCATGCTGCGCGCCATTGCAGCCCCCGGCGGAAAACAGGGCTTCGAAAACATCAAAGGTCCGCAGGCTGAAATGGAAGGTTTCAAACCGAATACCGGCAGCCTCCGCGGCTGGTCCGGCGGAATCTACGGACAGGGCTACGGCGGATGGGAATATCCGCTCTGGCTCGAAGCCCACAGCGAAGTGCGTAAACAGCTTAAAAAAGATGACTGGAACCGTCTAACCGTCAAAGCCGAAGGCGATACCATCAAAACCTGGCTCAACGGCGTTCCGGCCGCACACTGGAAAACCACTGAATATATGCAGGGATTTTTCGGTCTGCAGGTCCATGCCGGACATCAGGGAACCATTCTGTGGCGCAACCTTAAAGTGAAAGAACTCTAA
- a CDS encoding Gfo/Idh/MocA family oxidoreductase, translating to MSFSRRTTLVAGAAVSGWAMIPGRALGANNQVNLAAIGIGQQGGNILRAIGGQPGVNVVALCDVDIDSDSPVVPKDVNPKYSVRGWMNPNATPAANAAKFPKAKKYRDFRKMFDEMGDQIDAVCIGLPDHSHFPATMAAMMMGKPVYVEKPLARTFQECELLMQAEQKYKVPTQMGNQGHSGDNYHQFKLWTEMGIIKNVRHVDAQMNGIRRWHTWGNVTGYPGGEKMPAGVNWNVWRGTTPKPVDFSDKLHYGNWRGWHQFGTGCFGDWGAHILDTIHEFLDLGLPEKISATHLVGRNDYIFPLESTINFQFPERGPGLPAMDIDWRDGVGNRSLMPKELGGDEGKELWGNGKIIYSDDLTFKGSTHGRPLQIVPLDKFKDMLRSGQVSKDYGKHSTHHANFIHAVRGDEKTRSPFSVAGPLCQMFALGCIAQRLGGEYTFDRKTKQITNDKRANSLLQDEVRKGWEQYYKI from the coding sequence ATGAGTTTTTCGAGAAGAACAACATTGGTCGCGGGGGCTGCGGTTTCCGGCTGGGCCATGATTCCGGGCCGGGCGCTTGGCGCAAATAATCAGGTGAATCTTGCGGCGATCGGGATTGGTCAGCAGGGTGGAAATATTCTGCGTGCAATTGGAGGGCAGCCGGGTGTGAATGTGGTTGCGCTGTGCGATGTGGATATCGACAGCGATTCTCCGGTGGTTCCGAAAGATGTGAACCCGAAATATTCGGTTCGCGGCTGGATGAATCCGAATGCCACGCCGGCCGCCAATGCGGCAAAGTTTCCGAAGGCGAAAAAATATCGCGATTTCCGGAAGATGTTTGACGAAATGGGGGATCAGATCGATGCGGTCTGTATCGGCCTGCCAGACCATTCCCACTTCCCGGCCACAATGGCGGCGATGATGATGGGTAAACCGGTTTATGTGGAAAAACCGCTGGCGCGCACGTTTCAGGAGTGTGAACTGCTGATGCAGGCGGAACAGAAATACAAGGTGCCGACGCAGATGGGCAACCAAGGGCATTCCGGCGATAATTATCATCAGTTCAAACTTTGGACCGAGATGGGAATCATTAAAAATGTCCGCCATGTTGATGCCCAGATGAACGGGATCCGGCGCTGGCATACGTGGGGCAATGTGACCGGCTATCCGGGCGGTGAAAAAATGCCTGCCGGCGTCAACTGGAATGTCTGGAGAGGCACTACGCCCAAACCGGTGGATTTCAGCGATAAGCTTCATTATGGAAACTGGCGCGGCTGGCACCAGTTCGGCACGGGCTGTTTCGGCGACTGGGGCGCACACATTCTTGATACGATTCACGAATTTCTGGATTTGGGCCTGCCGGAAAAAATTTCCGCGACGCATCTGGTGGGCAGAAATGATTATATCTTCCCGCTGGAATCGACCATTAATTTCCAGTTCCCGGAACGCGGACCGGGCCTGCCGGCCATGGACATCGATTGGCGCGACGGCGTGGGCAATCGGTCTCTGATGCCGAAAGAGCTGGGCGGAGACGAGGGCAAGGAACTCTGGGGGAACGGAAAGATCATCTATTCCGACGATCTCACATTTAAAGGTTCAACCCATGGGCGTCCGCTTCAAATTGTTCCGCTGGATAAATTCAAGGATATGCTGCGGTCCGGTCAGGTTTCCAAGGATTACGGCAAGCATTCGACGCATCATGCCAATTTCATTCATGCGGTACGCGGTGATGAAAAGACGCGTTCGCCGTTTTCAGTGGCAGGACCGCTCTGCCAGATGTTTGCGCTCGGCTGTATTGCCCAGCGCCTGGGAGGGGAATACACGTTCGATCGAAAGACGAAGCAGATCACCAACGATAAACGGGCAAACAGCCTGCTGCAGGACGAGGTCCGCAAAGGTTGGGAGCAGTATTATAAAATCTAG
- a CDS encoding Gfo/Idh/MocA family oxidoreductase, with product MKLSRRTTLGAGAAAAGWAMIPGRVLGANEKVNFAAIGLGQQGGGITGAFAGNPYVNLIAICDVDIDSSSPVKEDSKGQLGWGKATITPAHNAAKYPKAKKYRDFRKMFDEMGDQIDAVCIGVPDHSHFPIAMHAMSLGIAVYVEKPLARTFQECDLLMKAEKKYDAICQMGNQGHSGDNYFQFKAWREAGIIKDVTHVDAYMNNWRRWHPWGDVTGYPTGQNVPATLNWKVWQGTTPMSVDFSDKLHYGNWRGWHQFGTGCFGDWGAHILDTIHQFLELGLPEKFGTKMIEGRNDYIFPMKSVINFQFPERGLGLPAMDIDWYDGQKNWCPKPKEMGDRNPGGPGKFIYSKELVFHGNSHHRPLQVIPYDKFKQMLVDGVVTKDYGKHSNHYQNFINAVRGEEQTRSPFSVAGPLCQMFALGCIAQRLGGEFEFDRKTQQITNSKKANALLKDDVRKGWEQYYNV from the coding sequence ATGAAGCTTTCACGTAGAACGACATTGGGGGCCGGCGCGGCTGCAGCCGGCTGGGCCATGATTCCGGGCCGGGTGCTCGGCGCAAATGAAAAAGTTAATTTTGCCGCGATCGGACTGGGGCAGCAGGGCGGGGGGATTACCGGTGCGTTCGCCGGAAATCCATACGTCAATCTGATTGCTATCTGCGATGTGGATATCGACAGTTCCTCGCCGGTGAAAGAGGACTCCAAAGGACAGCTGGGCTGGGGCAAAGCGACCATCACTCCGGCCCACAATGCCGCAAAATATCCGAAGGCGAAAAAATACCGCGATTTCCGGAAGATGTTCGATGAAATGGGGGATCAGATCGATGCGGTCTGTATCGGGGTGCCCGACCACTCCCATTTTCCGATTGCGATGCATGCGATGTCACTGGGCATTGCGGTTTATGTGGAAAAACCGCTGGCGCGCACTTTCCAGGAATGTGATCTCCTCATGAAGGCCGAAAAAAAATATGATGCGATCTGCCAGATGGGGAACCAGGGCCATTCCGGCGATAACTATTTCCAATTCAAAGCGTGGCGTGAAGCGGGGATTATCAAGGATGTTACGCATGTGGATGCCTATATGAACAATTGGCGGCGCTGGCATCCGTGGGGCGATGTGACCGGTTACCCGACCGGGCAGAACGTGCCGGCCACGTTGAATTGGAAGGTTTGGCAGGGCACCACGCCCATGAGCGTTGATTTCAGCGATAAGCTGCACTATGGAAACTGGCGTGGCTGGCATCAGTTCGGCACGGGCTGTTTCGGTGACTGGGGTGCGCATATCCTCGATACCATTCATCAGTTCCTCGAACTTGGACTGCCCGAAAAGTTCGGCACAAAAATGATCGAAGGCCGTAACGATTATATTTTCCCGATGAAGTCGGTTATTAATTTCCAGTTCCCGGAACGCGGCCTCGGACTTCCGGCGATGGATATCGATTGGTATGACGGACAGAAAAACTGGTGCCCGAAGCCGAAGGAAATGGGCGATCGCAACCCCGGCGGGCCAGGAAAATTCATCTATTCCAAAGAGCTCGTTTTTCATGGCAACAGTCATCATCGTCCGTTGCAGGTGATTCCATACGATAAGTTTAAACAGATGTTGGTCGATGGAGTTGTTACCAAGGATTACGGGAAGCATTCCAACCACTATCAGAATTTCATCAATGCGGTGCGTGGTGAAGAGCAGACCCGTTCCCCGTTTTCGGTGGCTGGACCGCTCTGTCAGATGTTTGCGCTCGGCTGTATTGCTCAGCGGCTGGGCGGCGAGTTTGAGTTTGACCGCAAAACGCAGCAGATTACCAACAGTAAAAAGGCCAATGCTCTGCTGAAGGATGATGTACGCAAGGGCTGGGAACAGTATTATAACGTGTAA
- a CDS encoding Gfo/Idh/MocA family protein, with translation MNLNRRNALFASGAAASLSMIPGRVLGANEKVDVAWIGVGGRGPRIISNFERSGILNVVALCDVHVDNKNMQAMKAKYPNAKVYQDWRKLFDEMSNQFDAVINLTPDHQHFPISMVSMAHGKPVYTEKPLARTFQEIDLLMAAEKKYGVPTQMGNQGHSGDNYFQFKAWKEAGIIKDVTHVDAYMNKWRRWHPWGDLQAYPTGAKKPAGLDWDIWLGVTPTPNVYDPKFHPGNWRGWYQYGTGCFGDWGAHILDTIHRFLELGMPEKISATKWVQPNDLIFPLATTINFAFPARGDMPAMDIDWYDGQENLPPIPKEFAGRELKKDKPGKFIYSKDYVFQGDSHGSTLQILPYEKYRELLKAGNVPKNFGKNSDHYTNFLLACKGEEETRSPFSVSGPLSQVLVLGCLAQRLGGELHFDRETRRITNNKLADSLLKDEVRKGWEQYYKL, from the coding sequence ATGAACTTAAACCGACGGAATGCTTTATTTGCCAGCGGCGCTGCGGCTTCGCTATCCATGATTCCGGGCCGGGTGCTTGGGGCCAATGAAAAAGTCGATGTGGCCTGGATCGGCGTAGGCGGGCGCGGTCCGCGCATTATCAGCAATTTCGAGCGTTCAGGCATTCTGAATGTCGTAGCCCTTTGCGATGTGCATGTGGATAACAAGAACATGCAGGCCATGAAGGCCAAATATCCCAATGCCAAGGTCTATCAGGATTGGCGGAAACTGTTTGATGAAATGTCCAATCAGTTTGATGCCGTCATTAATCTGACGCCGGACCATCAGCATTTTCCGATTTCGATGGTTTCGATGGCCCATGGAAAGCCGGTCTATACCGAGAAACCGCTGGCCCGCACTTTCCAGGAAATTGACCTGCTGATGGCGGCTGAAAAGAAATACGGGGTTCCGACGCAGATGGGAAACCAGGGCCATTCCGGCGATAACTATTTTCAGTTCAAAGCCTGGAAAGAGGCCGGCATCATCAAAGATGTCACGCATGTGGATGCCTACATGAACAAATGGCGCCGCTGGCATCCGTGGGGCGATCTGCAGGCTTATCCGACCGGTGCGAAAAAGCCGGCCGGACTCGATTGGGATATTTGGCTGGGCGTCACGCCGACTCCGAATGTTTACGATCCGAAATTCCATCCCGGCAACTGGCGCGGATGGTATCAGTACGGTACCGGCTGTTTCGGGGACTGGGGCGCTCATATTCTGGACACGATCCACCGCTTCCTTGAGCTGGGCATGCCGGAGAAAATTTCGGCCACAAAATGGGTTCAGCCCAATGATCTGATTTTTCCGTTGGCGACGACCATCAATTTTGCCTTTCCGGCACGTGGTGACATGCCGGCGATGGATATCGACTGGTACGACGGGCAGGAAAATCTTCCGCCGATTCCGAAAGAATTTGCCGGTCGCGAGCTGAAGAAGGATAAACCGGGCAAGTTTATTTATTCAAAGGACTATGTGTTCCAAGGGGACAGCCACGGTTCCACACTTCAGATTCTGCCTTACGAAAAATACCGTGAACTGCTGAAAGCCGGCAATGTGCCGAAAAATTTCGGCAAGAATTCCGACCACTATACCAACTTCCTGTTGGCCTGTAAGGGCGAAGAGGAAACCCGTTCGCCGTTCTCCGTTTCGGGGCCGCTTTCGCAGGTGTTGGTGCTCGGTTGTCTGGCACAGCGGCTTGGTGGTGAGTTGCACTTTGACCGCGAAACCCGCCGGATTACCAATAATAAACTGGCCGACAGTCTGCTGAAAGACGAGGTCCGCAAGGGCTGGGAGCAGTATTATAAGCTGTAA
- a CDS encoding Gfo/Idh/MocA family protein, with translation MSKHQIASGADYAPTAETEKVVAPGEFVFASAFLDHGHIHGQTNGLRDAGATLKWAYDPDPKRLTDFLEKNPEARAAESYEQILNDPEVKLVCSAAVPSERAGIGFQAMEAGKDYFTDKSPFTTLDQLKRARELVRQTDRKYMVYYSERLHNEGGMAAGKLIDEGAVGTVLQVINLAPHRLSKSIRPDWFFEKDKYGGILTDIGSHQFEQFLHYTKAADATINFARVENFNNPDKPGLDDFGEASLTADNGASFYCRIDWFTPDGSPVWGDGRTFVVGTEGTLEVRKYMDVAREAPASKIFLVNGKEEQEIQCLENTGFPFFGDLILDCIHRTENAMTQDHAFKAAELSMKAQAMADGVK, from the coding sequence ATGAGTAAACACCAGATTGCCAGCGGGGCGGATTATGCCCCCACGGCCGAAACCGAAAAAGTCGTTGCCCCGGGCGAATTTGTTTTTGCATCGGCCTTCCTTGATCACGGCCATATTCACGGACAGACCAATGGTTTGCGCGATGCCGGAGCCACCCTGAAATGGGCTTACGATCCCGACCCGAAACGACTCACCGATTTCCTTGAAAAAAATCCGGAGGCCAGAGCGGCGGAATCTTATGAACAGATTCTGAATGATCCGGAAGTGAAACTGGTCTGTTCCGCGGCGGTTCCATCGGAACGGGCGGGCATCGGTTTCCAGGCCATGGAAGCCGGGAAGGATTATTTTACCGACAAATCCCCCTTCACCACACTTGATCAACTGAAACGTGCCCGGGAACTGGTCAGACAAACCGACAGGAAATACATGGTCTACTATTCCGAACGGCTACACAATGAAGGCGGTATGGCGGCCGGGAAACTGATCGATGAAGGGGCTGTGGGAACCGTGCTGCAGGTGATCAATCTTGCCCCCCACCGGCTGAGCAAATCCATCCGGCCGGACTGGTTTTTCGAGAAGGATAAATACGGCGGTATTTTAACCGATATCGGTTCTCACCAGTTTGAGCAGTTTCTGCATTACACCAAAGCCGCAGATGCCACGATCAATTTTGCGCGCGTGGAAAACTTCAACAATCCCGACAAACCGGGTCTGGATGATTTTGGTGAAGCGTCGCTGACGGCGGATAACGGGGCCTCGTTCTACTGCCGGATCGACTGGTTCACGCCGGATGGTTCTCCGGTCTGGGGCGACGGCCGAACCTTTGTGGTCGGAACAGAGGGCACACTCGAAGTCCGGAAATATATGGATGTTGCCCGCGAAGCGCCGGCGAGCAAAATTTTTCTGGTTAATGGGAAAGAAGAGCAGGAAATCCAATGTCTGGAAAATACCGGCTTCCCGTTTTTCGGCGACCTGATTCTCGACTGCATCCATCGCACCGAGAACGCGATGACACAGGACCATGCCTTCAAAGCGGCGGAGCTTTCCATGAAGGCACAGGCCATGGCCGATGGAGTCAAATAA